Proteins encoded by one window of Agelaius phoeniceus isolate bAgePho1 chromosome 5, bAgePho1.hap1, whole genome shotgun sequence:
- the LOC129119714 gene encoding histone H2B 5-like, translated as MPEPAKSTSAPKKGSKKAVTKTQKKGDKKRHKSRKESYSIYVYKVLKQVHPDTGISSKAMGIMNSFVNDIFERIAGEASRLAHYNKRSTITSREIQTAVRLLLPGELAKHAVSEGTKAVTKYTSSK; from the coding sequence ATGCCAGAGCCAGCAAAGTCAACCTCGGCCCCCAAAAAGGGCTCCAAGAAAGCCGTGACAAAGACCCAGAAGAAGGGTGACAAGAAGCGCCACAAAAGCAGGAAAGAGAGCTACTCCATCTACGTCTACAAGGTGCTGAAGCAGGTGCACCCCGACACGGGCATCTCCTCCAAGGCCATGGGCATCATGAACTCCTTCGTGAACGACATCTTTGAGCGCATTGCCGGGGAAGCCTCGCGCCTGGCGCACTACAACAAGCGCTCCACCATCACCTCGCGCGAGATCCAGACGGCCGTGCGCCTGCTGCTGCCCGGCGAGCTGGCCAAGCACGCCGTGTCCGAGGGCACCAAGGCTGTCACCAAGTACACCAGCTCCAAATAG